A region of Egicoccus sp. AB-alg6-2 DNA encodes the following proteins:
- the ligD gene encoding non-homologous end-joining DNA ligase, producing the protein MDLAGLRPMLATPGQPDAVRRGHRYEFKWDGVRALVAITADGSLQLRSRNGVDITARYPELAGLPDAVGSPAVLDGEIVAFDERGRPSFAALQPRMHLADPARAAQAAATRPVALLLFDLLSHDGDDRLAWPQQQRRAGLLDLDIAAGGPWSVPPDTDDLDAALAIATERGLEGVVAKRLDAPYRPGVRSSAWVKLRLARRQEVVVGGWRPGKGHRSGRIGSLLVGVNDGTGLRYAGGVGSGLGEREIEALEAAIVPRAHSPFVDAVEHRDARFAEPGIVVDVRFTEWTPDGRLRHPVYLGRRDDKDPADVVRED; encoded by the coding sequence ATGGACCTCGCCGGCCTGCGCCCGATGCTGGCGACGCCCGGTCAGCCGGACGCCGTGCGGCGGGGCCACCGGTACGAGTTCAAGTGGGACGGCGTGCGTGCCTTGGTGGCGATCACCGCCGACGGTTCGCTGCAACTGCGCAGCCGGAACGGCGTCGACATCACCGCGCGCTATCCCGAACTGGCCGGACTGCCCGACGCCGTCGGTTCCCCCGCCGTGCTCGACGGTGAGATCGTCGCCTTCGACGAGCGGGGCCGACCGTCGTTCGCGGCCCTGCAACCGCGGATGCACCTCGCCGATCCCGCGCGCGCGGCACAGGCGGCCGCCACGCGTCCGGTCGCCCTGCTCCTGTTCGATCTGCTCTCCCACGACGGCGACGACCGCCTGGCGTGGCCGCAACAGCAGCGGCGCGCCGGCCTGCTCGATCTCGACATCGCCGCCGGCGGGCCGTGGTCGGTGCCGCCCGACACCGACGACCTCGACGCGGCCCTGGCCATCGCGACCGAGCGCGGGCTCGAAGGGGTCGTCGCGAAGCGGCTCGACGCGCCGTACCGGCCCGGCGTCCGTTCCAGCGCCTGGGTCAAGTTGCGCCTGGCACGGCGGCAGGAGGTCGTCGTGGGCGGCTGGCGGCCGGGCAAGGGCCACCGTTCGGGTCGGATCGGCTCGCTGCTCGTCGGCGTCAACGACGGCACCGGGCTGCGGTACGCCGGGGGGGTCGGGTCGGGACTGGGCGAGCGTGAGATCGAGGCGCTCGAGGCGGCGATCGTCCCGCGTGCGCACAGCCCGTTCGTCGACGCGGTCGAGCACCGCGACGCACGCTTCGCCGAACCCGGCATCGTGGTCGACGTGCGCTTCACCGAATGGACTCCCGACGGGCGGCTGCGGCACCCGGTCTACCTCGGCCGCCGCGACGACAAGGACCCCGCGGACGTCGTCCGCGAGGACTGA
- a CDS encoding Ku protein — MPRAIWNGAISFGLVNIPVKLVTATQSKTVRFREIRRGDNSRIRHRKVAASDGEEVTNDQIVKGYEIAPDRYVVLDPEELKALDAKRSRAIDIEDFVDLADIEPLQYESSYYLLPGDMSGKSYELLRRAMEETGKAGVARFTLRSKQYLAVLRPVGKALAVSTLLYHDEVVAPEQLDGLPDDVEVADRELAMATSLIESMTTEWDPSRYEDEHRQRVLELIERKAEGEDIASVPETEREAGDVVDLMAALEASLSAAKAGAASDKGDGQRDTA; from the coding sequence ATGCCACGCGCGATCTGGAACGGTGCGATCAGCTTCGGGCTGGTGAACATCCCGGTGAAGCTGGTGACGGCGACGCAGAGCAAGACGGTGCGCTTCCGCGAGATCCGGCGCGGCGACAACTCCCGCATCCGTCACCGCAAGGTGGCCGCTTCCGACGGCGAGGAGGTCACCAACGACCAGATCGTCAAGGGCTACGAGATCGCGCCCGACCGTTACGTGGTGCTCGACCCGGAGGAGCTCAAGGCCCTCGACGCCAAGCGGTCGCGCGCCATCGACATCGAGGACTTCGTCGACCTCGCCGACATCGAGCCGCTCCAGTACGAGTCGTCGTACTACCTCCTGCCCGGTGACATGTCTGGCAAGTCGTACGAGCTGCTGCGCCGGGCCATGGAGGAGACCGGCAAGGCGGGCGTGGCGCGCTTCACGCTCCGCAGCAAGCAGTACCTCGCCGTGCTGCGTCCGGTGGGAAAGGCGTTGGCCGTCTCGACGCTGCTCTACCACGACGAGGTGGTCGCGCCGGAACAGCTCGACGGCTTGCCCGACGACGTCGAGGTCGCCGATCGGGAGCTCGCGATGGCGACCTCGCTCATCGAGTCCATGACCACCGAGTGGGACCCCAGTCGCTACGAGGACGAGCACCGCCAGCGCGTGCTCGAGTTGATCGAGCGCAAGGCCGAGGGCGAGGACATCGCCAGCGTCCCCGAGACGGAGCGCGAGGCCGGCGACGTGGTCGACCTCATGGCGGCGCTCGAGGCGTCGCTGTCGGCGGCCAAAGCTGGCGCGGCGTCGGACAAGGGCGACGGCCAGCGCGACACCGCCTGA
- a CDS encoding DNA polymerase domain-containing protein, with amino-acid sequence MAPKDESKRQTVQVPGVDAQGNTVSRQLSVSNLDKVLWPDGTTKAAYINYLVSIAPVMLPHLVDRPVTLKRYPDGVDGQSFFEKRCPPHKPDWLTTTPLPKRGTGRWGRPKPEEEKPRKLRPGEREDMVDHCNLTDTAALVWVANLAALELHVTMGRAPEPGNPRAVVFDLDPGLPADVVTCARVALHLREVFDRLGLLAVPKTSGGKGLQLYVPINQDAVTYDDTSDFSREVAQLLERVHPELVVSTQTKTERVGKVLIDWYQNTLTKTTVCVYSPRARERPTVSTPLTWDEVSDGADQGDPAKLRFVMDEVVERVQRHGDLFAPVAELQQELPQLA; translated from the coding sequence ATGGCGCCGAAGGACGAGTCGAAGCGCCAGACGGTGCAGGTGCCCGGCGTCGACGCGCAGGGAAACACCGTCTCGCGCCAGCTGAGCGTGTCCAACCTCGACAAGGTCCTCTGGCCAGACGGCACCACCAAGGCGGCCTACATCAACTACCTGGTGTCGATCGCCCCGGTCATGCTGCCCCACCTCGTCGACCGCCCGGTGACCCTCAAGCGCTACCCCGACGGCGTCGACGGGCAGAGCTTCTTCGAGAAGCGGTGTCCACCCCACAAGCCCGACTGGCTGACGACGACGCCCCTGCCGAAGCGGGGGACCGGCCGATGGGGACGGCCGAAGCCCGAGGAGGAGAAGCCGAGGAAGCTTCGTCCGGGCGAGCGCGAGGACATGGTCGACCACTGCAACCTCACCGACACGGCGGCGTTGGTGTGGGTGGCCAATCTGGCCGCCCTGGAGCTGCACGTCACCATGGGACGCGCGCCCGAGCCGGGCAACCCGCGGGCGGTGGTCTTCGACCTCGACCCCGGTCTGCCGGCGGACGTCGTGACCTGCGCCCGGGTCGCGCTGCACCTGCGTGAGGTGTTCGACCGCCTCGGGCTGCTCGCCGTGCCGAAGACCTCCGGTGGCAAGGGACTGCAGCTGTACGTACCGATCAACCAGGACGCGGTCACCTACGACGACACCAGCGACTTCTCCCGCGAGGTGGCCCAGCTGCTGGAGCGGGTGCACCCCGAGCTGGTCGTGTCGACCCAGACCAAGACCGAGCGGGTCGGCAAGGTGCTCATCGACTGGTACCAGAACACCCTCACGAAGACGACGGTGTGCGTGTACTCGCCGCGGGCCCGGGAGCGCCCGACCGTGTCGACGCCTCTGACCTGGGACGAGGTCTCCGACGGCGCCGATCAGGGCGATCCCGCGAAGCTGCGTTTCGTGATGGACGAGGTCGTCGAGCGCGTCCAGCGGCACGGCGACCTGTTCGCGCCGGTGGCCGAACTGCAGCAGGAACTGCCGCAGTTGGCATGA
- a CDS encoding iron-containing redox enzyme family protein: protein MDAIASTPPLAGQPMGDGAPRPLQHPGRHLPCPLPEPRGPVTSFLVEHLVRAPHDLPVWPAPTDDPLTGDDTHLALYLVYELNYRGVEGVDERWEWHPDLIRLRGQLEDRFEAALVELVGDLPEVDDVTVFLQELTTDDGDGRSISKFIEHEGDLQQFREQAVHRTAWQLKEADPHSWAIPRLGGKPKAALVEIQADEYGDGVDQDVHAELYALTMERLGLSSRPNHYIDLLPGITLATVNLVSMFGLHRRWLGAVIGHLAVFEMSSVTTMARFATALRRLHFDPWTCLFFDTHVVADAHHQTVAATDLAGGLVEQEPRRLQEVVFGALALCKLEGKLTERVLDAWDRGESSLLGELGVTGPAPGQDILHVPADDPRVRAGA from the coding sequence TTGGATGCCATCGCAAGCACGCCGCCACTGGCGGGCCAGCCCATGGGCGACGGGGCCCCGCGCCCCCTGCAGCACCCGGGACGCCATCTTCCCTGCCCCCTGCCGGAGCCCCGTGGCCCGGTCACCAGCTTCCTCGTCGAGCACCTGGTTCGTGCCCCGCACGACCTGCCGGTGTGGCCCGCACCCACCGACGACCCGCTGACGGGTGACGACACCCATCTCGCGCTCTACCTCGTCTACGAGCTCAACTACCGCGGCGTCGAGGGCGTCGACGAGCGGTGGGAGTGGCACCCCGACCTCATCCGGCTGCGGGGGCAGCTCGAGGACCGGTTCGAGGCGGCACTGGTCGAACTCGTCGGGGACCTGCCCGAGGTCGACGACGTCACCGTCTTCCTGCAGGAACTCACCACCGACGACGGCGACGGCCGCTCCATCTCGAAGTTCATCGAGCACGAGGGCGACCTGCAGCAGTTCCGCGAGCAGGCCGTGCACCGCACCGCGTGGCAGCTCAAGGAGGCCGACCCGCACAGCTGGGCCATCCCGCGGTTGGGCGGCAAGCCGAAGGCCGCACTGGTCGAGATCCAGGCCGACGAGTACGGCGACGGGGTCGACCAGGATGTCCACGCCGAGCTGTACGCACTCACCATGGAACGCCTCGGCCTGTCGTCGCGGCCCAACCACTACATCGACCTGCTGCCGGGCATCACCCTGGCCACCGTCAACCTCGTGTCCATGTTCGGCCTGCACCGTCGCTGGCTCGGCGCCGTGATCGGCCACCTCGCCGTGTTCGAGATGTCGTCGGTCACCACGATGGCACGCTTCGCCACCGCGTTGCGGCGGCTGCACTTCGACCCGTGGACCTGCCTGTTCTTCGACACCCACGTGGTCGCCGATGCCCACCACCAGACCGTGGCCGCCACCGACCTGGCCGGCGGGCTGGTCGAGCAGGAACCGCGCCGGTTGCAGGAAGTGGTCTTCGGTGCCCTGGCGTTGTGCAAGCTCGAGGGCAAGCTGACCGAGCGGGTCCTGGACGCCTGGGACCGCGGCGAGTCGTCGTTGCTCGGCGAACTCGGCGTCACCGGCCCCGCACCCGGCCAGGACATCCTCCACGTCCCGGCCGACGACCCCCGGGTGCGCGCCGGGGCGTGA
- a CDS encoding Rho termination factor N-terminal domain-containing protein: MAKDHGPSVKNDAQYEALRDEGHSKEAAARIANSGSESSQKGGQSGSYDDWTVDDLRERAAELDVEGRSGMNKSELIEALRNR; encoded by the coding sequence ATGGCCAAGGACCATGGACCGTCCGTGAAGAACGACGCCCAGTACGAGGCGCTGCGCGACGAGGGCCACAGCAAGGAGGCCGCGGCGCGGATCGCCAACAGCGGTAGCGAGTCGTCGCAGAAGGGCGGGCAGAGCGGTTCCTACGACGACTGGACCGTCGATGACCTGCGGGAGCGGGCCGCCGAGCTCGACGTCGAGGGCCGCTCCGGCATGAACAAGTCCGAACTCATCGAGGCACTCCGCAACCGGTAG
- a CDS encoding MFS transporter, which produces MSTFAPLRVREYRRIWSAALVSHLGTFLQLTAGPWVMQEMTGSPLLVALVTTSLTLPRLLLTLPAGALADVVDRRTLMLIGQFTSAISVAAMTVLSVTGLLTPLWLLGLSFLLGVGNAIGLPAFQTLIPDLVPRNLMPQAITLNSGAFNVARAIGPALGGVLVGAGLASTAFGANAASYLAIVGVLLTFPRATVSDHSRPTLWRSTAMGVRYARFTRPIRVLLAVSATFALTTASIQSLLPVVSTELGLGGTGFGVLYGLFGAGALVGVLSRERARVRFGRRMLPGAMLTFGVSGVVFGLAPHPVVAGAALSMNGLCWVFTLVTMNATVQMLAPRWVRSRVVSLYVLAIGLQPVGAFAAGALAEVTGAGVSVAIWNLGTVLLGLVAFRLGLPVLGEFDEPAAPDDWHVPRHAQHVAGSPVLIVNTWEIDHDDAEEFMAVMRELRRQRFRTGAQRWSLYRDADRPTRITEFIVVHDWDEHLAQHARMDQEVADVLARARAFDRADGPITRHLAGLDILDSSAPSIDEQLLTIHAEAHRSDGSVPLDEREVAD; this is translated from the coding sequence GTGTCGACGTTCGCGCCGCTGCGGGTCCGCGAGTACCGCCGCATCTGGTCCGCGGCGCTGGTCAGCCACCTGGGCACGTTCCTGCAGCTGACGGCGGGGCCGTGGGTCATGCAGGAGATGACCGGCTCGCCGCTGCTGGTCGCACTGGTCACCACGTCGCTGACCCTGCCGCGTCTGCTGCTCACGCTGCCCGCGGGGGCGCTCGCCGACGTGGTCGACCGGCGCACGTTGATGCTGATCGGGCAGTTCACCAGCGCGATCTCGGTCGCCGCCATGACGGTGCTGAGCGTGACGGGCTTGCTGACGCCGCTGTGGCTGCTCGGCCTGTCGTTCCTGCTCGGGGTCGGCAATGCGATCGGTCTGCCGGCCTTCCAGACGCTGATCCCCGACCTCGTGCCGCGCAACCTGATGCCCCAGGCCATCACCCTCAACTCCGGGGCGTTCAACGTCGCCCGCGCCATCGGCCCGGCCCTGGGCGGCGTGCTGGTCGGGGCCGGGCTTGCCAGCACGGCGTTCGGCGCCAACGCGGCGTCCTACCTCGCCATCGTCGGGGTGCTGCTGACGTTCCCACGCGCGACCGTGTCCGACCATTCGCGCCCGACGCTGTGGCGCTCCACCGCGATGGGTGTGCGCTACGCCCGTTTCACCCGGCCGATCCGGGTCCTGCTGGCGGTCAGCGCGACGTTCGCGCTGACGACGGCGAGCATCCAGTCGCTGCTCCCGGTCGTCTCCACCGAACTGGGCCTGGGCGGTACCGGGTTCGGCGTGCTCTACGGCCTGTTCGGCGCCGGCGCGCTGGTCGGCGTGCTCTCGCGCGAGCGCGCCCGTGTGCGGTTCGGCCGCCGCATGCTGCCGGGCGCGATGCTGACCTTCGGGGTCTCGGGGGTCGTGTTCGGACTGGCGCCGCATCCGGTCGTCGCCGGCGCCGCACTGAGCATGAACGGGCTGTGCTGGGTCTTCACCCTCGTCACGATGAACGCGACGGTGCAGATGCTGGCGCCGAGGTGGGTGCGCAGTCGGGTCGTGTCCCTCTACGTGCTGGCGATCGGTCTGCAACCGGTCGGGGCGTTCGCCGCGGGTGCGCTCGCCGAGGTCACGGGGGCGGGGGTCTCGGTCGCGATCTGGAACCTCGGCACCGTGCTGCTCGGACTCGTCGCGTTCCGGCTCGGCCTGCCCGTGCTCGGCGAGTTCGACGAGCCGGCGGCGCCGGACGACTGGCACGTTCCGCGTCACGCCCAGCACGTCGCCGGTTCACCCGTGCTCATCGTCAACACCTGGGAGATCGACCACGACGACGCCGAGGAGTTCATGGCGGTCATGCGCGAACTGCGTCGTCAGCGCTTCCGAACCGGCGCGCAACGCTGGTCGCTGTACCGCGACGCCGACCGCCCGACCCGGATCACCGAATTCATCGTGGTGCACGACTGGGACGAGCACCTGGCCCAGCATGCGCGCATGGACCAGGAGGTCGCCGACGTGCTCGCCCGTGCGCGCGCGTTCGACCGCGCTGACGGCCCGATCACCCGGCACCTCGCGGGCCTCGACATCCTCGACTCGAGCGCGCCGTCGATCGACGAACAGCTGCTCACCATCCACGCCGAGGCGCACCGAAGCGATGGCAGCGTCCCGCTGGACGAGCGTGAGGTCGCCGACTAG
- a CDS encoding cold-shock protein, whose amino-acid sequence MPLVEADLVTGEVRWFNEEKGYGFIAPDDDGDDVFVRYSSIAGEGFKCLSAGQRVQFERSDDGRGPRALQVRLA is encoded by the coding sequence ATCCCCCTCGTCGAAGCCGACCTCGTCACCGGCGAGGTGCGATGGTTCAACGAGGAGAAGGGCTACGGCTTCATCGCCCCCGACGACGACGGTGACGACGTCTTCGTGCGCTACTCCTCCATCGCCGGCGAGGGCTTCAAGTGCCTCAGCGCCGGCCAGCGGGTGCAGTTCGAACGCAGCGACGACGGCCGCGGCCCCCGGGCGCTCCAGGTCCGCCTCGCCTAG
- a CDS encoding DNA topoisomerase (ATP-hydrolyzing) subunit A, with translation MPTESTLSAGQILDVSLESRMEQSFLDYSMSVIVGRALPDVRDGLKPVQRRILYSMYESGLHPDRPYRKCASAVGEVMKTYHPHGDSSIYDALVRMAQDFSTREPLVDGHGNFGSVDGDPPAAMRYTEARLSPLAMELLAGIDEETVDFVDNYDGYDTEPLVLPSRFPNLLVNGASGIAVGMATNIPPHNLGEVIDACLTLLDKPDADLERLMRHVPAPDFPTGARIIEGGGIHDAYVSGRGAVTVEAVASTETRTGNLPRIVVTEIPYQVNKSALLQRIADLVSNRKIDAIRDLRDESSRDGMRIVIELKRGEDPSAVLEKLYRTTELRTNFNVNLVALVDGAPRTLGLLECLRHYLAHQRQVLTRRTEHRLRKAQARAHVVEGLLLALDHLDEVIALIRGSESAAHARTGLIERFAMSEIQAQAVLDMQLRRLAALERAALEDEYQELQDRIGELQTILGDDAVLDQLLGEELREIKRVHATPRRSRLVGAGISAEDVLAGGSQAGFEAQEVTVMVTRGGYLKPLARRRATPAHKHTHDPLVAVLRCTTDDTLLLVDEAGTGYRVGVADVPVVKASQRGTHVGGLLGGGPDAKLAGAVVLSDDPTLTVVTASAAGQVKRTAMVEFAEARQRSLQASGVKAGDRIVGAAVCRDGDHLLLAHSAGNVTRFTADEVRPMGRTAAGVAGMNVPKDADVVALTVVDGGSDDGEVVTVAGDGTAKRSPLADYPVKGRGGKGLMTGASPLLWCGVATDLHVHGEEPTVLRAVDLVEARRAGRGAAVGSGLAAPVVAERLVPGPA, from the coding sequence ATGCCGACCGAATCGACGCTCAGCGCCGGCCAGATCCTCGACGTCAGCCTCGAGTCGAGGATGGAACAGTCGTTCCTCGACTACTCGATGTCGGTCATCGTCGGGCGCGCCCTCCCCGACGTCCGCGACGGCCTCAAGCCGGTGCAGCGCCGGATCCTGTACTCGATGTACGAGTCCGGCCTGCACCCCGACCGGCCCTACCGCAAGTGCGCGTCCGCGGTCGGCGAGGTCATGAAGACCTACCACCCGCATGGCGACAGCTCCATCTACGACGCGCTCGTGCGCATGGCCCAGGACTTCTCCACCCGCGAGCCGCTCGTCGACGGGCACGGCAACTTCGGATCGGTCGACGGCGACCCGCCGGCGGCGATGCGCTACACCGAGGCGCGCCTGTCGCCGTTGGCAATGGAACTGCTCGCCGGCATCGACGAGGAGACGGTCGACTTCGTCGACAACTACGACGGCTACGACACCGAACCGTTGGTGCTGCCGTCCCGCTTTCCGAACCTGCTGGTCAACGGTGCGTCCGGCATCGCGGTCGGCATGGCCACCAACATCCCGCCGCACAACCTCGGCGAGGTCATCGACGCCTGCCTGACCCTGCTCGACAAGCCCGATGCCGACCTCGAACGGCTGATGCGCCACGTCCCGGCGCCCGATTTCCCGACCGGCGCCCGCATCATCGAGGGCGGCGGCATCCACGACGCCTACGTCTCCGGGCGCGGCGCGGTCACGGTGGAGGCGGTCGCCAGCACCGAGACCCGCACCGGCAACCTGCCGCGCATCGTCGTCACCGAGATCCCCTACCAGGTCAACAAGTCGGCGCTGCTGCAACGGATCGCCGACCTGGTCAGCAACCGCAAGATCGACGCCATCCGCGACCTGCGCGACGAGTCCTCGCGCGACGGCATGCGCATCGTCATCGAACTCAAGCGCGGCGAGGACCCCTCCGCGGTGCTCGAGAAGCTGTACCGCACCACCGAGTTGCGCACGAACTTCAACGTCAACCTGGTCGCGCTGGTCGACGGCGCCCCGCGCACCCTCGGCCTGCTCGAGTGCCTGCGCCACTACCTCGCCCACCAGCGCCAGGTCCTCACCCGACGCACCGAGCACCGCCTGCGCAAGGCCCAGGCCCGCGCCCACGTCGTCGAAGGCCTGCTGCTCGCCCTCGACCACCTCGACGAGGTCATCGCCCTCATCCGAGGCAGCGAGTCGGCGGCACACGCCCGCACCGGCCTGATCGAACGCTTCGCGATGAGCGAGATCCAGGCCCAGGCGGTCCTCGACATGCAGCTGCGACGGCTGGCCGCGCTGGAGCGCGCCGCGCTCGAGGACGAGTACCAGGAACTGCAGGACCGCATCGGCGAACTGCAGACCATCCTCGGCGACGACGCCGTCCTGGACCAGCTGCTCGGCGAGGAACTGCGCGAGATCAAGCGGGTACACGCCACCCCGCGCCGTTCGCGGCTGGTCGGCGCGGGCATCAGCGCCGAAGACGTGCTCGCCGGCGGCTCGCAGGCCGGCTTCGAGGCACAGGAGGTGACCGTGATGGTCACCCGCGGCGGCTACCTCAAGCCGCTGGCGCGTCGTCGCGCGACCCCGGCGCACAAGCACACCCACGACCCGCTCGTCGCCGTGCTGCGCTGCACCACCGACGACACCCTGCTGCTGGTCGACGAGGCGGGCACCGGCTACCGCGTCGGTGTCGCCGACGTGCCGGTCGTGAAGGCCAGCCAGCGCGGCACCCACGTCGGTGGCCTGCTCGGCGGCGGACCGGACGCCAAGCTCGCCGGTGCCGTGGTGCTGTCCGACGATCCGACGCTGACGGTCGTGACGGCCTCGGCCGCGGGACAGGTCAAGCGGACCGCGATGGTTGAGTTCGCCGAGGCCCGTCAACGGTCGCTGCAGGCCAGCGGCGTGAAGGCCGGCGACCGCATCGTCGGCGCAGCGGTGTGCCGCGACGGCGACCACCTGCTGCTGGCCCACTCCGCCGGCAACGTCACGCGCTTCACCGCCGACGAGGTCCGGCCCATGGGGCGCACCGCCGCCGGCGTGGCCGGGATGAACGTGCCGAAGGACGCCGACGTGGTGGCCCTGACGGTCGTCGACGGTGGCAGCGACGACGGCGAGGTGGTGACCGTCGCCGGTGACGGGACCGCCAAGCGCTCTCCGCTGGCCGACTACCCCGTCAAGGGACGGGGCGGCAAGGGCCTGATGACGGGCGCCTCCCCGCTGTTGTGGTGCGGAGTCGCCACCGACCTGCACGTGCACGGCGAGGAACCGACCGTGCTCCGCGCCGTCGACCTCGTCGAGGCCAGGCGGGCCGGACGTGGCGCCGCCGTCGGGAGCGGGCTCGCCGCACCGGTGGTCGCCGAACGGCTGGTTCCCGGCCCGGCCTGA
- a CDS encoding type IIA DNA topoisomerase subunit B — MTEYSAQSISVLKGLEGVRKRPAMYIGSTDVRGLHHLVWEVVDNAVDEHLAGHAKKIAVRILEDGGIEVSDDGRGIPIDKHPTEKVPAVELALTTLHAGGKFDRQAYAVSGGLHGVGVSVVNALATRTEVEVVRGGSRHTIAFSRGEKTQDLEKAGKAKGSGTLVRFWADPDIFETTTLDYDRIGERLRETALLNPGLEIMLADDRDGRSQTLKFKHGLTDFVGELLRGKDPLVAPIEVHDQRDFEGNPVAIDLAFTWSDAFHDDRLRSYVNIVRTADGGTHEEGFRRALTTTLNKFGRDSGALLKKDPNLTGDDIREGLVAVISIKLPDPQFEGQTKGRLGSTLARGYVEQVVAEELAAWLVKHKAKGKQIIKRAAVAAKARQAAKAARELTRRKGLLDTQSAGLPGKLADCTSRDPSETELYIVEGDSAGGSSKSARDRHTQAILPLRGKVLNVEKAQLNKVLENAEIQALVKAIGTGVGEGYDHDRLRYDKIVLMADADVDGGHITTLLLTFFYRLTPKLIEKGHLYLAQPPLYQLRKGSKVAYAMSDKERDTLLRTEFKRNSNVEVQRFKGLGEMDAEQLWATTMDPGRRTLLRINIEEAARADELFVLLMGNQTDPRRDWIVTNAKFAENVDV; from the coding sequence GTGACGGAGTACAGCGCTCAGAGCATCAGCGTCCTGAAGGGCCTCGAGGGCGTGCGCAAGCGGCCCGCGATGTACATCGGCTCGACCGACGTGCGCGGACTGCACCACCTGGTGTGGGAGGTCGTGGACAACGCCGTCGACGAACACCTCGCCGGTCACGCGAAGAAGATCGCCGTACGCATCCTCGAGGACGGCGGCATCGAGGTGTCCGACGATGGACGCGGCATCCCGATCGACAAGCACCCGACCGAGAAAGTGCCGGCCGTCGAACTGGCGCTCACCACCCTGCACGCCGGCGGCAAGTTCGACCGACAGGCGTACGCGGTCTCCGGCGGCCTGCACGGCGTCGGTGTCTCGGTCGTCAACGCCCTGGCTACCCGCACCGAGGTCGAGGTGGTCCGGGGCGGCAGCCGCCACACGATCGCGTTCTCCCGGGGCGAGAAGACCCAAGACCTCGAGAAGGCGGGCAAGGCCAAGGGTTCGGGCACGCTGGTGCGGTTCTGGGCCGACCCCGACATCTTCGAGACCACGACCCTCGACTACGACCGCATCGGCGAGCGCCTGCGCGAGACCGCGCTGCTCAACCCCGGCCTCGAGATCATGCTGGCCGACGACCGCGACGGCCGCTCGCAGACGCTGAAGTTCAAGCACGGACTGACCGACTTCGTCGGCGAACTCCTGCGCGGCAAGGACCCATTGGTCGCACCCATCGAGGTGCACGACCAGCGTGACTTCGAGGGCAACCCGGTCGCCATCGACCTCGCCTTCACCTGGTCCGATGCGTTCCACGACGACCGCCTGCGCAGCTACGTCAACATCGTGCGCACCGCCGACGGCGGCACCCACGAGGAGGGGTTCCGTCGGGCACTGACCACGACGCTCAACAAGTTCGGCCGTGACTCGGGCGCCCTGCTCAAGAAGGACCCCAACCTCACCGGCGACGACATCCGCGAGGGCCTCGTCGCGGTCATCTCCATCAAGCTGCCCGACCCGCAGTTCGAGGGCCAGACCAAGGGACGGCTCGGCTCGACCCTGGCGCGCGGCTACGTCGAACAGGTCGTCGCCGAGGAACTCGCGGCGTGGCTGGTCAAGCACAAGGCTAAGGGCAAGCAGATCATCAAGCGGGCCGCGGTCGCCGCCAAGGCGCGCCAGGCTGCCAAGGCCGCCCGCGAGCTCACCCGGCGCAAGGGCCTGCTCGACACCCAGTCGGCCGGGCTGCCCGGCAAGCTGGCCGACTGCACCAGCCGTGACCCGTCGGAGACCGAGCTCTACATCGTCGAGGGCGACTCCGCCGGCGGCTCGTCGAAGTCGGCCCGCGACCGCCACACCCAGGCGATCCTGCCGTTGCGCGGCAAGGTGCTCAACGTCGAGAAGGCGCAGCTGAACAAGGTGCTGGAGAACGCCGAGATCCAGGCCCTGGTGAAGGCGATCGGGACCGGTGTCGGCGAGGGCTACGACCACGACCGGTTGCGGTACGACAAGATCGTGCTGATGGCCGACGCCGACGTCGACGGCGGGCACATCACCACCCTGCTGCTCACCTTCTTCTACCGGCTCACCCCGAAGCTGATCGAGAAGGGCCACCTCTACCTCGCCCAGCCCCCGCTGTACCAGCTGCGCAAGGGCTCCAAGGTGGCGTACGCCATGAGCGACAAGGAGCGCGACACGCTGCTGCGCACCGAGTTCAAGCGCAACAGCAACGTCGAGGTGCAGCGCTTCAAGGGGCTCGGTGAGATGGACGCCGAGCAGCTGTGGGCCACCACGATGGACCCGGGCCGCCGCACGCTGCTGCGGATCAACATCGAGGAAGCGGCCCGCGCCGACGAGCTGTTCGTCCTGCTCATGGGCAACCAGACCGACCCCCGCCGCGACTGGATCGTGACCAACGCGAAGTTCGCCGAGAACGTGGACGTGTGA